Proteins from a single region of Mus pahari chromosome 2, PAHARI_EIJ_v1.1, whole genome shotgun sequence:
- the LOC110316292 gene encoding NKG2-A/NKG2-B type II integral membrane protein-like isoform X2, with protein MSNERVTYAELKVAKNSRNQHRKPRGPRSSISVIEQEIIYADFSFQNPSQEQPRICRNCCCKGFPSPPEKLIAGTLGLICFVLIVAVVVITTVARPYINYTPSSAQPCDRCPKEWISYFHNCYYIGMERKSWNDSLVSCISKNCNLLHIDSEEEQAFLQSLSLISWTGVFRKSRGQPWVWKNDSTFRPKITEIPHDECNCAMTSASGLSADSCTTLHPYLCKCKFTN; from the exons ATGAGTAATGAACGAGTCACCTATGCAGAACTAAAGGTGGCAAAGAACTCAAGGAACCAGCACAGGAAACCAAGGGGTCCTCGCAGCTCCATTTCAGTCATCGAGCAGGAAATAATCTATGCGGACTTCAGCTTTCAAAATCCTTCTCAGGAGCAGCCCCGGATCTGCAGGAATTGCTGCTGCAAAG GTTTTCCATCTCCTCCAGAAAAACTCATTGCTGGTACCCTGGGCCTCATCTGTTTTGTCTTAATTGTCGCTGTGGTTGTAATTACTACAGTTGCCAGACCAT ATATAAACTATACTCCATCTTCAGCACAGCCTTGTGATCGTTGTCCAAAGGAGTGGATATCATATTTCCACAACTGTTATTACATTGGTATGGAGAGGAAATCTTGGAATGACAGTTTGGTGTCCTGCATTTCCAAAAACTGTAATCTGCTTCACATAGACAGTGAAGAGGAGCAG GCTTTTCTGCAGTCCCTTTCACTGATCTCATGGACTGGAGTCTTTAGGAAGAGCAGAGGTCAGCCCTGGGTCTGGAAAAATGACTCAACTTTCAGACCAAA GATCACAGAGATTCCCCATGATGAATGTAACTGTGCCATGACATCAGCTTCTGGTCTCTCAGCAGACAGCTGTACAACTTTGCATCCATATCTTTGTAAGTGTAAATTCACCAACTGA
- the LOC110316292 gene encoding NKG2-A/NKG2-B type II integral membrane protein-like isoform X1, with product MSNERVTYAELKVAKNSRNQHRKPRGPRSSISVIEQEIIYADFSFQNPSQEQPRICRNCCCKGFPSPPEKLIAGTLGLICFVLIVAVVVITTVARPCIETKEQINSSMTRTHRDINYTPSSAQPCDRCPKEWISYFHNCYYIGMERKSWNDSLVSCISKNCNLLHIDSEEEQAFLQSLSLISWTGVFRKSRGQPWVWKNDSTFRPKITEIPHDECNCAMTSASGLSADSCTTLHPYLCKCKFTN from the exons ATGAGTAATGAACGAGTCACCTATGCAGAACTAAAGGTGGCAAAGAACTCAAGGAACCAGCACAGGAAACCAAGGGGTCCTCGCAGCTCCATTTCAGTCATCGAGCAGGAAATAATCTATGCGGACTTCAGCTTTCAAAATCCTTCTCAGGAGCAGCCCCGGATCTGCAGGAATTGCTGCTGCAAAG GTTTTCCATCTCCTCCAGAAAAACTCATTGCTGGTACCCTGGGCCTCATCTGTTTTGTCTTAATTGTCGCTGTGGTTGTAATTACTACAGTTGCCAGACCAT GTATTGAAACAAAGGAACAGATCAATTCCTCAATGACTAGAACCCACAGAG ATATAAACTATACTCCATCTTCAGCACAGCCTTGTGATCGTTGTCCAAAGGAGTGGATATCATATTTCCACAACTGTTATTACATTGGTATGGAGAGGAAATCTTGGAATGACAGTTTGGTGTCCTGCATTTCCAAAAACTGTAATCTGCTTCACATAGACAGTGAAGAGGAGCAG GCTTTTCTGCAGTCCCTTTCACTGATCTCATGGACTGGAGTCTTTAGGAAGAGCAGAGGTCAGCCCTGGGTCTGGAAAAATGACTCAACTTTCAGACCAAA GATCACAGAGATTCCCCATGATGAATGTAACTGTGCCATGACATCAGCTTCTGGTCTCTCAGCAGACAGCTGTACAACTTTGCATCCATATCTTTGTAAGTGTAAATTCACCAACTGA
- the LOC110316292 gene encoding NKG2-A/NKG2-B type II integral membrane protein-like isoform X3, with protein MSNERVTYAELKVAKNSRNQHRKPRGPRSSISVIEQEIIYADFSFQNPSQEQPRICRNCCCKGIETKEQINSSMTRTHRDINYTPSSAQPCDRCPKEWISYFHNCYYIGMERKSWNDSLVSCISKNCNLLHIDSEEEQAFLQSLSLISWTGVFRKSRGQPWVWKNDSTFRPKITEIPHDECNCAMTSASGLSADSCTTLHPYLCKCKFTN; from the exons ATGAGTAATGAACGAGTCACCTATGCAGAACTAAAGGTGGCAAAGAACTCAAGGAACCAGCACAGGAAACCAAGGGGTCCTCGCAGCTCCATTTCAGTCATCGAGCAGGAAATAATCTATGCGGACTTCAGCTTTCAAAATCCTTCTCAGGAGCAGCCCCGGATCTGCAGGAATTGCTGCTGCAAAG GTATTGAAACAAAGGAACAGATCAATTCCTCAATGACTAGAACCCACAGAG ATATAAACTATACTCCATCTTCAGCACAGCCTTGTGATCGTTGTCCAAAGGAGTGGATATCATATTTCCACAACTGTTATTACATTGGTATGGAGAGGAAATCTTGGAATGACAGTTTGGTGTCCTGCATTTCCAAAAACTGTAATCTGCTTCACATAGACAGTGAAGAGGAGCAG GCTTTTCTGCAGTCCCTTTCACTGATCTCATGGACTGGAGTCTTTAGGAAGAGCAGAGGTCAGCCCTGGGTCTGGAAAAATGACTCAACTTTCAGACCAAA GATCACAGAGATTCCCCATGATGAATGTAACTGTGCCATGACATCAGCTTCTGGTCTCTCAGCAGACAGCTGTACAACTTTGCATCCATATCTTTGTAAGTGTAAATTCACCAACTGA